A window from Desulfuromonas thiophila encodes these proteins:
- a CDS encoding phasin family protein, which translates to MFEILEKTLLTALGAASLTQKKTEELACELRQRFNLSEEEGKKLVTSVQEAVKQRQQDLQDAARDEVRQAAERLGLVPRSELEALEQRVRQLEERLGQN; encoded by the coding sequence ATGTTCGAGATTCTGGAAAAAACCCTGCTGACCGCCCTGGGAGCCGCCAGTCTGACCCAAAAAAAAACCGAGGAACTGGCCTGCGAGCTGCGCCAACGCTTCAACCTGAGTGAGGAGGAAGGCAAGAAACTGGTTACCAGCGTGCAGGAGGCGGTAAAGCAACGCCAGCAGGATCTGCAGGACGCCGCCCGAGACGAGGTTCGCCAGGCCGCCGAACGGCTGGGCCTGGTTCCCCGCAGTGAACTCGAAGCCCTCGAACAGCGCGTCCGCCAGTTGGAAGAGCGGTTGGGCCAGAACTGA